In Citrus sinensis cultivar Valencia sweet orange chromosome 3, DVS_A1.0, whole genome shotgun sequence, the sequence aaataatgagtaaataaaataaaatattattttgctgAAGTAATTCATTTCAGTACCGGTGGAGGAGGAGGGAGAGGTGAACTCGGTGTCCGCGGCAGGTCCAGTGGCGGTTAACACGTGTCCACTGGCAAGGAAAGAGGCGTGAACGACAAATGCAATTTTATCGAAGTCGTTTCGAAAGGTAGGTCTTGCCGCTCTTATCACGGCCATCACTGATTTCTCGTtcggcattttttttttaatttttttcctgtCTTTGTTTTTAGAGTTTATGAGAGAGCGAGGTCTTGTTTCGAATGTCTGCAAATTTGATGGTGTATTTAGTCGAGGGTTAAGGaataagaatgaaagaatcataataaaattaaattaaatttttaaatgtaatttgatgataaaaataaaatgtgtggttaatataattagagaataaaaaatgagaattttatttttacaggGATTGGGAATAAGAACGAACTAAtgagaattaaatttttattttattttatttttatttttatatattttttgaattatttttatttaaattatgattaattttattattttaaattttattattaataaattttattaattttattattttaattattattattaatatttattattattaattttatttttttaattaatattatttttataataatatttatatatatatctaattaataaaaattatattatttaatactataaatattttaataaattaattctcaattttattttttatttttatttattttactaaataaacacatcattAACATTCTAATACATTcatattctcatttatttttatcaaataaatattaaaattccatcctcattctttatttctaTCTCAATCTATTACCGGCCCATTATCATTTTACGTTATTCCCAAAGTAAAGCACCACGAGTGAAAATAGACAGTTAACTCTCACCCTCAAAACGGCAGCGTTTATTTGCTGAAGTTCACAGGTTCAAAACGGCAGCGTTTTCAGCGACTTCGTGCTTCGCTCTGGGCTGGCCCGGAAAGAGTATCTTTTCTGAAGTTGACAAGCATACTTAGCCTGCAAGCAATAGATTATTTAAATGCAATTTAATAATAGGAAAATGATCCATATTCTACGCGTACAAACTAGATATTACCAATTAGTACAAGAAGATATATACGTAGAGAAAAGGACGTTGACATCACCATTCGATGAAATAGTCgaagaaatttttatattttaaaaaataattacgcatatatatttttttacatataaaagttttttgataaaatttgagGGTGTACATAAGTTTATTGCGattattgtttaatattgaaaaaaattacgCGTctaaaatatgattattttaaaatacaagaaTGAGTATGcatatcttaaaaaaagatCGGTATGACTAATTCGAAAACTAAGAGGCTATTTTATGCCTGATGTTGCTGAAAAGAAATATAAGAATAGACAGATTGTGCACATAAATTAATCAACGTAGTTGGTTACAGCAAGGCACGTAATAGCCACGTATCCTTTGGACCCAATGGGAGCATAGTGAGAACACATTCATATCATTTGTAACAGTTGTAGTTTCCTTGTTGAGGGTATCTGTGTCGGGATCACAGGCTTGGAAAATCTAGTAAATTTTCCTAGAAAGTATAGTACATATCAAAcggctctttttttttcatttctttttttattttcccacTTATATGACCGTTGGCTTCCTTTAACTATCATTGTGTCATGTTTGATATGTCTGAGGCCGAGCAGCAAAGCCGGAACAAGATGGTATTGGTAAGTGACACAACGTCAACAACGACGACGAGTAAATACAGCAAGATCTTTGTTGGAGGATTGGCTTGGGAGACTCGAACTGAAACCATGAAGCATTATTTTGAGCAGTTTGGTGATATCCTTGAAGCCGTCGTCATTACTGATAGGGTTACTGGAAAATCAAAAGGATATggctttgtaatttttattcccCGTCTCATCTCATCTCTTTCTTTGCAGCCCTATCCCTAGCTAGCTAgttcattttattaagtttgtttgtttaacctctttttttttaaaggtaacTTTTAAGGATCCGGAATCGGCAAGCAGAGCATGTGAGAATCCTTATCCAGTGATTGATGGAAGGCGAGCTAATTGTAACCTCGCGCACCTAGGTGCTCATCACAAGAAACGCCCACCTCTTCTTCATGGCAATGTTACAGCAGCGGAACCATCGACAGTTGATTTTGGTCAACCACCGGTTCCTcaatatgcattttcttatTCAACTTATGGGTGAGTTAATATTACTGAGtcaaaaatttagataaatgaTTGAAAAATGCTACTAGGTCCCAACCGTGACGCAACGGTGACAGAAACATAGGTGAAGCGTCCCTCTTTCGCCTTTATTTCGGACTCTATTTCAAACTTTCTTCCAGTGCATTATTCTTCTCATCAATTTACTGCCTGGCTACTAATTTACGttattgtttaatattatatgcaGATATCCTACTTTCTCCCATAACATTAATCATTCAATGGTTAGTTATGGTTCCTTTAAATAACTTGAACAGCACCTCATTACAAgttttgattaaaatgaaaGTGGGTGTACTCTGCGCAGAATTATTACAATGCTTATTATGGTGGGCTAGGGCAAGGACAACAACAGTTTTCGTCATATTATCATCCCAACAGGTTCAGGTTCCCCGGAGCTGGAGCCTATACAAATTACCATCCATTTCCATTGTATTTGTATACTCAGGCTCCGGTTCCGGCTCCGGCTCAGGCTGAGCAGCAACAGAGTAGCCCAAATCAGCACCCCAAAATGGTTCATTTCCCTTATTTTCCCCAGCATTTCCCATCATCGCTCACTGTTACTGGTAAATTATACATCTTATTACATTTTCATATCTATGAACTACTTCGATCCCATCTTACCTGCtacaatttacaaattttcaaaataaaacttgaaaagTTCAACAGAATTAAAGTATATTGCAATTTGCCACAGAAAATGTAGCAGCAGGGGCAATGCAACCAGGGACTAGGACTGGGACTGGGACTACCTCTCTACGAGACAACACCAAGGGTTAACGAGAGTAGTCTTTCCATATTCattatacaaaaaaattttatgttgaatGACCAGAGACAGAAGCTATCTAGCATAGATGTTACCatacattttattttcgtTGTacctaatatatatatatatatatatagtatagAAACTATCTCTTTCAAGTCATGAAGCTTCTGCTGATCAAAATTCACATTTCACATTCTAAAGAGAGGAGAATTgaaaactttcttttttttttaacacagGCTTTTCTTAActaaacttaaaaaagaaattttttttaaggaagaGTAGTGCAAgacatatcaaaattttgggattgttcattattttaaccaaatttaattatattcttaCAATAAAGATCCAAGAGTGGAGAGTCAACCACCAAGTAAGATGCATGCAAACCATAACAAGAAACTAGCAGACACAGATATGAATAAACAGCGTAAATATcgtgaagaagaaaaacattgcaGAATATTTCAAAGTCTTCAGTTGTTAGATATTTCTAACATATCAGTTTCAGGGACCACCCCAACAGAATTCAAAATGATGTGAAACATAGATTTAATGCATTCATATCCTCAAAATCCCATAACTACCAAACTCTCTATAAGGCATCAACTCGAGAGATATGTCATAAATAACCCCTTAGAGGTGACAGAGATACCGGGCCGAGACACATAAGACTAAAGATAAACATAGTCACCACAAGTACCTCAAAAGATATTTTCTGTATCTATGTATATATGCATGTAAAGATAGTATTGGCAGTTGATCAATCCACAGAACATTCAAGAGCATCACTCAATGCAAGGGCGGGCGAGGAGCCCGTGGACGAACTGGAGTCTTGGAGGGGCTAACCCTGCATATAGAAAACATTGAGAAATTTCAGAATAGAAACTGAATggaaatttatatcatttaaaactGAACAGTCCGCCAAAACAACCTTATAGGCAGTGATCCCAAGACAGCACCACTACAGTTAAGAGCCGCAATCGCACTCTCAGCCTGCGAGAGCAAAATTACAGCATTAAACTTAGtagcataaataaaaaactaagaGATCTTTTCATGATATAAATTTCcatataacaaaaaaacctcaataaaataataaacaaaaagaattctaGCCGATTACCATCCTTCAAGTTTAGGTCATTTTTCTATTGCCAAACTTTACAAGGCCTACAAAGGCAGGAACCTATTCCACAAAGACATGCATCACGTATCCAATCACTGAGGGAAAGCGGGAAAACGAGGAATGTTCTAATCGTAAGTGGTCCAAGAACTCGTAAGAACCATACTAACAATATGTATACCCCATAATACAAAATGATGAGGGAAAACAAAGAAGGAATTGCTAGGAAGATAAAGATCaaacaagaagaataaaacGAAAGGGGAAAGGAGAAGGGAGAGTAGAGAATTTCCCAACAAGCCATATCAAACAACAATTAATTAGGCATTCTTAATTGGCACATCCAAATTCCAAACACATGTAGTGCAGTAACAGCAATGTTGTAGCACTCTTCCAGAGAGCCACCACAACAATATCTAAAATTCGCTCTTCAGGCCAGTGGTGCTGATACCCCTTTTCTTTATTAGGATAGGAACGCACTCAAAATTTCCATATTTGCAACCTTTCATGCATGTCTCATTACAAAACTAGTGACAGACCCAACTTTCGCTACAGATTACCAGAGCATGAATTAATAAAGAGAGAATACAAAATGCACAACTGCCAGGAACAGACattagaatacaaattatGTATCTTATACATGCTGGGACTGAAGTTATGGGTCTAAACTTTTAAATCTACAAACTAAAAAGGGTCAACAAGCAAACAAATACATCTTtctcaaagaagaagaagaaaagcaaacAAGTACATTCACAACCATTATCATCTCTAGATGGTCCTATAGGGAAACACTATATAATCAACAATTATATACAAAACAGAcccccaaaaattaaaaaaaaaaaaaaagaaaaagaggaagaaaaagaaatagaataaGCGCATAagcaaaagagagagaaaccaTACAAGGTGAGtcattgaaattttatattcataaTACTGTAAAGAATGGTGAGTTATGCTATAGCTCAGTTGTGAAAGGATAGAAAGACAGTACAAAGAATCGAAGATGACAAGAATAGGAGGCATATACATAAATGGCCTGCCTAAGCATAGGTAGGGAACACCAATCACACAGTATACAGCCAACCACAATACCAAATTGAACCTAAACCTTGCAAAAGAATCTGATTATAAGGAGTTAGATATGTGAAGAGCTGTGAACCCCAAATAGCAAATGTACAACGTACCACATCCTAACACTAACCCATATCCTCAGTTGAAAGCAGATCCAACAAAATAGCTAGCCAACAATAAACACCAAACTAGTTGGTCTCCAACCACTGAGATGTCTTGAGTTTTCCATGCCCAAGAATTTGTTATAAGACACTTGCAACACCTGAAAAGCTGTGCTTCCTCTTCAACCTTTTCAGAAGATGAAGGTTGTTGAACTATCGTTGGGACAGTAGTGCCAAACATGAAAATCAGGATAATGAGTGAGATTCCCAGCTATGATTGCTCTAACCTTGGAAGCTCTATGCCTTATAGCCTTAGGGTTCCTATATTCAATTTCTTCCCAGCCCTTGCCTAGCTCTGAATTGGCATCTGCAACTGATAACCACAGCCTATCCCCAGTAAACTTCAGCTTATGTAGATTTGCACATAAAAGGCATAATGGACAccgtttcaaaagaataaaaatgagagCCCAATGGTCCTCATTCCAAAAGAGCCCTCACCTCAACAATTGAAAGCACATCAGTTCTATTTTCAGCATACCCCAGCCTTGAAACAATGTTTGAGAAGATTTTATGCCTTTGCATGGTTTAAATAAGATTTGACTTCATTTAGAGAAAGAAACCATCCTCCCTCACACATCCCAGCCCACCCCTCCTTTCTCATCCTCCCTCACACATCCCAGCCCACCCCTCCTTTCTAACTCTCTCAACTCAGGTAATCACTCAAGAATTTGCCATTTTAGCAGTGGAAAAATTTTCTCCTACAATTCCC encodes:
- the LOC102609167 gene encoding uncharacterized protein LOC102609167 → MFDMSEAEQQSRNKMVLVSDTTSTTTTSKYSKIFVGGLAWETRTETMKHYFEQFGDILEAVVITDRVTGKSKGYGFVTFKDPESASRACENPYPVIDGRRANCNLAHLGAHHKKRPPLLHGNVTAAEPSTVDFGQPPVPQYAFSYSTYGYPTFSHNINHSMNYYNAYYGGLGQGQQQFSSYYHPNRFRFPGAGAYTNYHPFPLYLYTQAPVPAPAQAEQQQSSPNQHPKMVHFPYFPQHFPSSLTVTENVAAGAMQPGTRTGTGTTSLRDNTKG